In Haloplasma contractile SSD-17B, a single window of DNA contains:
- a CDS encoding ApeA N-terminal domain 1-containing protein, whose product MLDNTQYFISLYINNNPINYNGKILEDHNTLRLEMTRICDSYPKEEQEAFRYVKLDKLTCQGFNGKKYLFCNLLIVNTKTYFSQDNKSVISHYFTFTDLIENPSDNYLYSHVNFTFTKIEQLFERTTFNTQFPTDVNNNELILSLKVPQDKEIKISKNKTIIFSTHFNGLVSSDHLFDVSIKQEKQIQLKYNDLKSIEEIYDDIDKIKLYFEFLLNTRIKIKDINFLDTVKYNQTNLMLSKYYFEIINENTKIKNRFRGSIDELGNSMVLWFSLIEKFHESINIWKKTIYNQTIDERDLFLWNCQAFETLCQKDENIYNEALKHTKAKNTRLQYPNLSDYMKAIEKVIDFSINNGEKYYKDVVKVRDKFTHNNPKKIVSEEQIKQSFDLIKYFYTSLIASKLGNMKIARSVMLN is encoded by the coding sequence ATGTTAGATAACACACAATATTTTATAAGCTTATATATTAATAATAATCCTATAAATTATAATGGAAAAATTCTTGAAGATCATAATACATTAAGATTAGAAATGACAAGAATATGTGATTCATATCCCAAAGAGGAGCAAGAAGCATTTCGATATGTGAAGTTAGATAAGCTAACTTGTCAAGGTTTTAATGGGAAAAAATATCTGTTTTGCAATTTGTTGATAGTTAATACCAAGACATATTTTAGTCAAGATAATAAGTCTGTAATTTCACATTATTTTACTTTTACTGATCTAATAGAAAACCCCTCTGATAATTATTTATATAGTCACGTAAATTTTACCTTTACAAAAATAGAACAACTTTTTGAAAGAACAACATTTAATACACAGTTTCCTACTGATGTTAATAATAATGAGTTAATACTATCACTTAAAGTACCACAAGATAAAGAAATCAAAATCTCTAAAAATAAGACAATAATCTTCTCTACACACTTTAATGGTCTTGTATCTTCTGATCATTTGTTTGATGTTAGTATTAAACAAGAGAAACAAATACAATTGAAATACAATGACTTAAAATCAATTGAGGAAATTTATGATGACATAGACAAAATTAAACTTTATTTTGAATTCTTATTAAATACAAGGATTAAAATTAAAGATATTAACTTTCTAGATACTGTTAAATACAACCAAACAAATTTGATGCTTTCAAAGTATTATTTTGAGATAATAAATGAGAATACAAAAATTAAGAATAGGTTTAGAGGCTCAATTGATGAGTTAGGAAATTCAATGGTCTTATGGTTTTCATTAATTGAAAAATTTCATGAAAGTATTAATATATGGAAGAAGACAATATACAATCAAACTATAGATGAAAGAGATTTATTTTTATGGAACTGTCAAGCTTTTGAAACTTTATGTCAGAAAGACGAAAATATATATAATGAAGCACTTAAACATACTAAAGCAAAGAATACAAGGCTACAATACCCAAATTTATCAGACTATATGAAAGCGATAGAAAAGGTAATTGATTTTTCTATTAATAATGGTGAAAAATATTATAAAGATGTTGTTAAAGTAAGAGATAAATTTACTCATAATAATCCAAAAAAGATAGTATCAGAAGAACAAATAAAACAAAGTTTCGACCTAATTAAGTATTTTTATACATCATTAATTGCTAGTAAATTAGGTAATATGAAGATTGCCAGATCAGTAATGTTAAATTAA
- a CDS encoding competence protein CoiA family protein, whose protein sequence is MERCVKDDDNIYASEVKMNYEEETIIREAGRLNKLLCYGCGTPVIFRRGEKRGAHFAHKKKTSECDYDEYSKFCKKRSSIWKEYKEILYKHFSNLEHVVNINKDEKVINNHWTPIYVEFKNSESLAIEIVDKTISSKETNDINDLYANLDLNVDWIVVDNISTIKYERNAYYIKRNRLNNSINNSVIVFESNNSLAIYKLDIKEYKTASSSNKQFFSEDTFCYKFELKDLSFIDGLLHVKGFEEEYRAWMQSRDNEFKLEEQRIKNKKRNYKNIQYEYKETDPIHDFKIPDKKIWGKEDFLKCIQHIVKNNDDSIKRTVINKLINSGMWVYNNYLDLLEDMTDLEEKNTWNEIIKGAGFTGID, encoded by the coding sequence ATGGAACGATGTGTTAAAGATGATGATAATATTTATGCTTCAGAAGTCAAAATGAATTATGAGGAAGAGACAATAATTAGAGAAGCAGGGCGATTAAATAAATTACTGTGTTATGGTTGTGGCACTCCTGTTATTTTTAGAAGAGGAGAGAAGCGAGGTGCACACTTTGCGCATAAAAAGAAGACGTCTGAGTGTGATTACGATGAATATTCAAAGTTTTGCAAGAAACGTTCTTCTATCTGGAAAGAATATAAAGAAATATTATATAAACATTTTAGTAATCTAGAACATGTAGTAAATATTAACAAAGATGAGAAAGTTATAAATAATCATTGGACACCAATATATGTTGAATTTAAAAACAGTGAAAGTTTAGCAATTGAAATTGTAGACAAGACTATATCATCTAAAGAAACAAATGATATAAATGACCTATATGCTAACTTAGATTTAAATGTTGATTGGATTGTGGTGGATAATATTTCAACAATAAAGTATGAACGTAATGCCTATTATATAAAAAGAAACAGATTGAATAATTCTATAAATAATAGTGTAATTGTTTTTGAATCAAATAATTCACTTGCAATATATAAATTAGATATAAAAGAATATAAGACTGCCTCTAGTAGTAATAAACAATTCTTTAGTGAAGATACATTTTGTTATAAATTTGAATTGAAAGATTTAAGTTTTATAGATGGACTATTACATGTGAAAGGTTTCGAAGAAGAATATAGAGCTTGGATGCAATCACGAGATAACGAGTTTAAATTAGAAGAACAGCGAATAAAAAATAAAAAACGTAACTATAAAAATATTCAATATGAATACAAGGAGACAGATCCTATACACGACTTTAAAATTCCTGATAAAAAAATATGGGGTAAAGAAGATTTTCTAAAATGTATACAACATATAGTAAAGAATAATGATGATTCTATAAAACGTACAGTAATTAATAAACTTATAAATTCTGGAATGTGGGTATATAATAATTATTTAGATTTACTAGAAGATATGACTGATTTAGAAGAAAAGAATACTTGGAATGAAATAATAAAAGGAGCTGGGTTTACAGGAATTGATTGA